tgagtACCAGTAGGTTGGCAATAGCATGGATGCAAACCgatcagtactcagtagcattaatgccaaccaatcagcactcagtagcaataatgccaaccaatcagctctcagtagcagtaatgccaacaaatcagcactcagtagcagtaaagccaaCCAATCGGCATTTAGCAGCAGTACCGATTGGctagcattattgctactgaatgctgattggttagcgttactgctactgagtgctgattggttggcattactgctaccgagtactgactggttggcattactgctactgagtgctgattggttggcattactgctaccgagagctgactggttggcattactgctactgagtgcaaTATCCTTCGCTACCTTACATATCTCATAATCCTGTGTGCCCACACTGAGGCGACTGgaaaaaatagcagaaaacatcagccctgacaccgcGGACAGAGCTGGCTTTGAAGACACTGACTTATGAGACACTGCTGGCTTCATAGATGCTGACTTTTGAGACAGCGCTGGCTTCGAAGACACTGACTTATGAGACAGAGCTGGCTTTGAAGACACTGACTTATGAGACAGAGCTGGCTTTGAAGACACTGACTTATGAAACAGAGCTGGCTTTGAAGACACTGACTTATGAGACACCGCTGGCTTCATAGATACTGACTTATGAGACAGCGCTGGCTTCAAAGACACTGACTTATGAGACAGCGCTGGCTTCATAGACACTGACTTATGAGACAGCGCTGGCTTCATAGACACTGACTTATGAGACAGCGTTGGCTTCAAAGACACTGACTTATGAGACAGCGCAGGCTTTGAATACACTGACCTATGAGACAGCGCTGGCTTCATAGACACTGACTTATGAGACAACGCTGGCTTCAAAGACACTGACTTATGAGACAGCGTAGGCAGGAAGGCATCGAGACAGCTGCCTTTGATTCAGACACAGCCATTCTCTGGTTAGACTTTGTTAGCACAGTTGTGCTGAACCTAAACACCAGGTGGCATCATTTTTTAACCTGACCGTCAACAACTCAGTGTGCCAGAAGGGTCCAATAATGATGTAAAGGTGCATTTCggcatcacaaacacacaggatAAGTTATaagaacagaataaaaacaaGCGATACTTAATAAAATACAAGATTAAAACAAgagataaatacaaataaagataaaatcttatttttttagGAAGCCAGTGAAGCGCATATTGAGGAATGTGTTCACAATGACAATTTTATATAGATTTTGTATTTAGCTACGTCATGAATCAGTGCTAAGTCAACATGAAATTGATGTACACAAGTAAATCAATTCTGACGTCGGAGATCAACATGGAAATAAAAAtccggatttttttttcatttttacaggatgtcaccagtggggctccatAACATTGAGCTAATGCACCTGGCGAAGGGAAGATGAACATTGATCCAGAATAATTTTGTTATCTGGGATTGCAAAATAAGTTGGTTTGAGTAAAGTAATAATATTTGACGGACAGAAACGGCGCTGTGTTTTTGGACAAAGGTGAGAGCTAAACAAGGTGAGCCTCACAACGTCACAGGCCTTTTATTTTGACAGCTAGTTGCAGGGTGTGACGTCACGGGCCCCTGAGCGGCACTACTGTTCTGCAATTTGATTGGCTCCTCAGCGGAGTGGGGCGGGGCTCCGGAGCTCCGGAGCTCTGCAGCGGGAGTCAGCTGAACAACGTGGCGGCGCTGTAAAGCTCCACACACGTGACTTTTCAGGCTGCACTACAAGATCAGACTCGGTTCTAAACGCAGCGTCTCATCATAAAAAGCTACTTCAGACAGCAGCCGGTCATGTTGGGGCTGTGAGAGCACGATGGCCACCCCAGCGCAAGccaagaagcagaagaagaagccgATCCCTGTAAAAACGTCTCTGGACAACCCGTACAGCCTCCGATGGACGCTGTTGAGGAGAAGTGAGAATGAATTTATACTGCAAACGCTGAAGGATAGGATGGACACGGTCGGGCTCTGGAAGAACCCGAGGAAAGTTAAGGATTTCCGCAGCAGAAGGAAAGCGAAGAAGCGGGACTCGGAGCCGGCCGAGGCCGAAAATACACCTCGGGGGCCGGGCTGGAGCGACGAGGCCGTGCGGAGGCAGCTGGCACTCGGCATCAACGAGGTGACcaaaggcctggagagggacgAGCTCAGCCTGGTGCTGGTCTGCGGCTCGGCCCGGCCGGCGCACATGACCAACCATCTTATTCCACTAAGTAAGACCAGGGCGGTGCCGGCCTGCCAGGTGCCGGGGCTGAGCGCGAGTCTCTCGGGGGTTCTGGGCGTGAGCAGCGTGCTGGCGCTGGGCATCAGGAGAAGAACCATAGACTTCGCCGATACAGTGCGGCAGATCGCCGCTAAGGTGCCGCCGGTGCGCGTAGCCTGGATGCCCGCGGTGATTCAACTAACCACAGCCGGGCTGGAGGACGAGAGCCTGTGTGGAAAAGTGGAAAAGAGCCCGGCTGAAAGTGAGGAGCAGCCCAGAGACTCGCAGTCAGATCCGGTCCAAACCGAGGACTCCTTTATAGATCCAGCGGAGGCTGAAGACGCCCAGTCagatcaaatcaagtcaaaagGGCAGAAGAGAAAACTGGAGGCTGACGATGAAGATCCGAGCCTGTCGCTCCAGCCGCTTAAAGTCAAGAAAACCATCCCAAATCCTTCAAAAATCCGGAAacccaagaagaagaagaaggcacAGAAGAAATGACCAGTGACTTCAGTTCTTATGCAGTCAGTTCTGTTATTTTGATCTTCACATTTTACTGCCACTTCCTTACAATTGAAGCAGGACTCAttgtctaaaatgaaaaagaagcttttatgtgttattttttgCAATCTAAATCCACTCGTGGGTCACCacgtgccttctgagttttgttGATGACAGTAAAACAGTGATGACCTTCAAAAACACCTTTTCTTTTGACCCTTTTTCCCATACGACACCCTGCATTAACTTGTTTAAGCTAAAACATCGTTGCAGATCTACAATGAAGCAACGaataaagaggaattccaacTCAAGTTCTGAATAATCCAGTCCCTGATGTCAACAGTCGGAGTGATtagatgtgaagtggttcactgtagagaaacttggactctgatttctttacagtgatgataggaaccaggggtctccatgactacaatacaaatatatccattttatttacaatacaaaaccaccagtgaacgtACACGAGCCTTTgagtttttatttcagtgttgaagaaaacctcgtatctcaaaTGAtccctttacaggagaaggaaaaaaacactttacttttagcatcagtgaatggaaccaggaCCCCCCTGACAACAGCGAAATGTAATATTAATGATAGTAAAATAAGTATAAATGTGAAAAGTTCTTTTGGGGGATATTTTGCCCTACAAAACCctacatgtatccctccaccatgactgGATTAAAACaggttctcaaccttttccacctCAAGGCCCAACTGTATCACTTGAAAGCATGAAAATTTTCAACAGAGTGATGTTGGCATTATTTTTGCAGTACCCCTGCAGTGTGATGTGCATCAGTGAACATAAAATATCAGCAATATTGATACAGCTGAAAGGTCAGGCAGAGtgtattttgtttctagcatCAAAACGCAAAAAACTTGACTAAGCTGCACTCATgcatttactgtaatttttgtgcgttgtttgctgtctgaaaccGTTttctatttgtcatttttttcactgaTATATATGATAAAGTGCCATCACAGACCCACTATGGACCACTGGCTCCCCTCAATGTTATGGACTACATATGTACAGCTAactgcagactgctggtcatcatagcaacgcagacaacagtcttgcctagctaataaataatgtaaaggcAACAAGATTTAAGCTGAACAGCGATAACTGATAAATGGACTTATCTGCATTCATATTGCACTCCTGATACAATTAATATGCAACAAGTAACTGTCAAACATCAAAAGTCGTGAAGCTTTAATCAgtttcttgttcagattttcccgttacaccttaaatggttcagcaGCTACAATCTGGCATCTCGGGCACAATATAAGACAGAACAGGAGAATTCGAACTAGacgctggagaatgagaagaagacttcagccttgtaaaataAGTAAACTTTGAGAGACACTTTACAACAAACTGTTCTACTTTCAGGCTGAGCTAAGGACTGGTACATTAGCCCATACTaagacatttacagccaagacggtaaaaTGGACGTTAAtgtctcccaaggtggtttgatttttgttgaaaggacaaaatggctcttaacatttgggttgtgtcCCCTGGTACAGGCCCAAAGACACCAAGAGGTGTTTCGTGGCCCATTTGTGGTCCTCGGGCCAGAAAACCTGGAGCATTTCTGaacaaaccactttgaatgaattTGCTTACATCTTCCACTTAATTatgaagattttttaaaaaatgggtggagttcccctgtAAGGCCTCAGGCACTGTATTTGCAACCTCTCTGTGTAATAGACTTCTGTGAGGTAgcacatgaaatggttcagacagCTGGGTCTTAATACCACTGTGTACAATTCATACATGGGTTCTCTACACAGGGTTTTCAACCTTTTCCACCTCAAGGCCCACATGTTTCTTACAAGTAGGCATGAAGGTCCACAAGAAAACAGAactcagctttttaaatgaacatttttaggAAATCTGTCGCGCAGTGTGCCCCCTCCTGCTATATGTAACCTGCAACAGAGAACATGAAATCCACAGAACGGCAGCAAATTAAGTGAAATGTTCCAACAACACTGTTTTGCAGGTGGACAgcaattggggggggggggggggggggtatttggCTTTTAGAGTCAAGAggcaaaaatgtacaaatctttttctgctgtttttgcaAGCCTcgtattaatgttgtttactgCTTGGAAACATCATCTTGcaagtcatttcttttatttttatggcaTTGCCGGCCCAGTATGGACCACTGCCTCCCACTCAGTATTGGCCTGAGAACCACCAGAGGGTGTTTCCAGGCCCACGTGTGGGGCATGGCCCAGTGGTTGAGAGACCCTGCTCTAgaacatttcatatcaaatcaaCCTGAAAGACTATTTACATCTACCCAGTGAAACTGTACAGAAATGAGGAAAGAcatgtggaattcccctttaatcctAGCTCAGTTAACACAGATAGCACACAAGCCAACATTTACACAGCTTGTGAAattatcattttctttatttcgtTGACAATTTTGTTTCAAGTGTCTTTACAATCTTAGTTTTCCAACTTTAAGCACAAGTTTGCATTCCCCCGCTGGTTGTTGCTTGCAAGAATGATGGCTGAATCGGTTGTCGTTGGTTCAGATTCagatgatttttattcaatcaAATAATCCATGCTGGTATACCTTAATGTAGTTTTTAACAATTACGTATCTGGGCGGCCACCGTGTTTGACATGGTGCTGGTTACAGTTTCCTTTAAGGTCATTAAACAACCTGCAATGGAGTtcaataaaaatattgttttcagAAAGAGAAAGCTGAGCGTCATTTCAAAACTACATCTGATATTTAAAAAACGACCTCTCAAATAAGGCAAGTACTTTGGGTGTTCTCACTGTTGCGACTCAGGAATTCTTAAACCAACACATCGGGGGAGAGAGgggataaaataataaataataataataataaaaaaaaataaatcatgctCATTTCATACAGCAAGCTTCAGGACTGCATACACAAACTGACATTCGCAAAGTGCCCTGGACTTCAGGAATTAAACCAAaacttaaaggaatacttcagtgtttttccacctaatctttatttttttcacatctcTAGCATACAGtcgattaccacagacaattCTGACGTGTTCCCTTGTACAAAAGCTGCTAACTCAACGTGTCAAATAATCAACTGCCTAACTGCGATGATTTTCCGCAGCTATTAGCAACAAACCGAATGTGAATGTGTCCACTGAGCTGAGGCAAATATACgtgaataaaagaaagcagacaaTTCATTTTCAGTCACCTCACTGatcttaaaaacaacaaaagtccTACCGACTAGAACTATAATATGTCTAGAGGCCAGCGGTAATGTTTGCTTACTTGAGCGGTTTCTGTCATTACTTGGGAGCTACAAAGTGTCTAGAGCAGTGGGAACATCCCTGGGGCTGGAGATCTAACTTCCTGTAGAGACTTGCTCCAatcagagccagtttatgaggagcctggccacttcctatttcccctgttatatatcaaaaacatgactacAAAAAAAGCAGATGGCATCCTTGAGAGAGTCCTCAATGAAtaggagtaaatggagctcaacggcttaAAAACGAAAATTTAAAACTGTTTCCAATCACTCAACCAGagctttcttttcattttagaaagtaaacggatgtatttcactaaaaaagcaaagacaaCTCGCctgcatgtttccttttttctacagctaaCGGGTTGTGGGCAGCAGGacgctggcattactgctactgagtgctgattggttggcagcAGCTCACTGGCTGTTCGCTCACAGATgtcatgaacgtacatgaggcgCTGTTTAAAACtccttttaaaatttaaaagctcttaaaatgtAACAGgtgttaaatgttttatgctgctctgtgttcaggaaatgactattcttttacattaaaaatgcttaagcaattatacatttttttaaaaattttgcttaaatgctccatatcaactcattcattttggacttgctcaggagcgccctctagcgctTGAGAAaccctctctacaagttctctggttcTAACTACAATTGGCCACACCacctccagctaattaactccCTCAGAAGTTCATGATTGGCTGGGTCAGATGCAGGGATCTACTGTAAGGGTTTTTATTGCCTGCGGTAATCGAACAAATAAAGATCAGGTAGGAAAAACACTGACGTAATTCTTTAAGGTGTGATTTGctctttcttcattttcttttgtaaGCATGACACCTGgatgtgtgcttgttttagaaGCCTGTAGACTCTTGTTACATTGATGCCAACTACGACAAGAGAAGCAGGAACACAAAGGCAGTTTCTAACCGTATAAATAGTCAGTTTTTCAGAAAAATCCCATGTAACAGTGATTTAATCAATCATTTGATTGAGTAACAAGCAGGTCTTCTCGGCCGCACATAACCAAAAGCGCTGGGAAAGCTGTGGCTGTGAAGATCGTCGTCAAAGAGACGACACGCACATGATTGTTCGACATGTCCGTTTCTTTGTGCTTGTATGAAAATGCCCAGGACGTACCAGCAAATGCCTTCTTCCTTTTACACAGTCGGTCTGATGGATGCATGGTTTCATTGAAAAGAATACTGacataatgtatatataaaagaaGACAACAAATTTAACTTAAATACAATTCTAAATATCAGAATTGCTTGAAATGAAAGACTAAATGGTGAGGAacaattggaaaaaataaactacGTCTGGCATACACACTAAAATGCCATTATGAAACAAATTTAAAACGAGAACTCACATTCTTCTTTCTAGTTGCTTTCAGACACTCAAGacctaaacacataaaacaaaacaaaaaaagtctgaaaaatgcACGTTGGAGCGTTCTGCTCCTTTAAGAACATGTTGTGCTTCAAAAATGCAATACATTCTTTATCCCATGTACCCAGCAACACCCCTTGAACCTATTGACTACCTGCAGGAACTCCTATGAAGGCAGCTCTGCAACAAAAGCCTCTGGATTTCACCCTCCCCTTGTTTCTTAGCCCCATGTAAAccacacaacacataataaataTCTGGCATTAACTATACAGGATGCTAGCTCTTTCTCACACACGTCTCGTAATGTGCCTTCATagaacaaacagaaagaaatagGGTTTGGGGACGGGGGTTTACCGGTCGTCCAAGAGGCGTGCGTACGCGTGTGTGCATTTTAGAAAAGGACGTTGATAGTTTATGCATGTCTTAAACGAATTCTAAActtgtgtatgtctgttttgATACAGTATGAAGAAGTCAGTTTGAAGCTGATGGTTTTCACATTCAGgatatagagaaagaaaaactgagAGAAAACTCTCTCGTAACCAAAACGAGACCTAAGAGAGCTGCACGATGGAACTCATTCACTTTGAATGGAttgttgtcttttgtttttatttatgccgTCTACCTCCTGCGTCCTGCAAGTGTCTCAGCCACCCAGCAGTCAGTTATTGTAGCACGAGACCAACCTAAGGGAGAGATGAGGGAAAAATAATTTAGGATTAGTACCTCAATTTAAAGTGTCCtctttaaaggaatggtttgggggcatccaggtcttcattaaggtacCTCAAACCTGTTGATGTTGTTTACGAGAAAGTAAACTACAAAATGAACAACACTTCATTGTGTACCCACACACGTCAGCCCTGTTATACAGGTGTTGTCCTCAATTTTGACTTCCATTTGTGTGTATGCAATTCCTATTTCTAAAACCCAGTTGTCCATTTGCCTACGTGACGTGCATAACAGAAAGTGACATACACAAAGTGGAGTCAAAATTTGGCACAATACCCGTCTATACTGACTACCCACTGCTATTAGCTTCACGGTGacgtttgttcatttttatacttCATAGTAAAGCCAGCAGTATGCTTCAAACAaccaaaaaactaaattaaattaaacaaggTGATATAAATTGTTAAAAAGAAGTTTCTGTACATGCTAGAAGCCTGCTTTGTGCAGTGGACCAATCACATGAGGGGACGGCCACAGAACAAACAATGCAGTAATTGCCGGCTCTGTGTTGTAAGCAGTGCACACTAGGGGTGTACCTCATCACATCGTTTGCGATAATACCGGTATAACTTTCTaaacgacaaaaaaaaaagccgtAGCGTGATAACAGCGATATTCTGACTTGTTGACGTAATGACGTCATGCGCATGGCGTACGTTCGTTGCGTGAGTCATTTTGGAACAGAAAGAAGTGGCgcaaagcagctctgtggtggagTTTCTCCCAAAAAGCGGAGCGACTTCAGTAGAGTGGAGGTGGTTTTGTTATAAAATTTCTGACGTACAACAGATCACAGAAATATGCAAGATATACAAGAAGCCTGTAACAACAAAAGGGGGAAACAACTAATTTGTTTCATCACCTCAAGCAGAAGCACTCAGTAGAGTATGAGGAAAATCAAAAGTGGCTGTTTACACTCAAAGACttttgccaatccgactgaatacaatccgattacagattcagactgaggtgttcattctcactctgttcaacagtctgatggaaaatcttcgtttacatgctcgccacaagtaatctgatgcaaaatgacgcgcatgtgTGGAGTAGTGCCTGGAatgaacgttaccatgacagcgaacatcacgtgagatCCAGTCGGCGTGAGAGGAGTTTCCAGTTGGTgctcttgtgtttttaatggctttaaaattatgtcgagaggaagacgttgtgttctgagacacataagctggacgtccgtcccaccaccgtcttttaaagcttagagtatgaacttcgtctcctctgcaaaccagtttctgctccgctatgttgaacggtataaacctttcactATGAtgcgccgcgcatgcgcagaacgtacttacacgttccgattggaGTGAAACTGGATTCAGGCGTTGTATTCCAATTGGCCTCAACTGGACTAGAccattccgattgaggtgtttacatggacacgTTCCGTTCCGTACTCTATTAAACGTGGCTAATGCCACGAAGAGTGCTCAACAGCCGAAAGCCATGTTTAAATGCATTCAAATAAAATCCAATTTTTGGaatttacattcttgttaaaactttgtcttttctggaattctgtgaagctgcattgtgacaacatccgctgtaaaaagcgctatacaaataaatttgatttgatttgaaatctgttaataatccgactaatatcTCAATCtgaatcagttttttttgtgtctactgaatatttgaaacatatttata
This portion of the Pygocentrus nattereri isolate fPygNat1 chromosome 24, fPygNat1.pri, whole genome shotgun sequence genome encodes:
- the rpp38 gene encoding ribonuclease P protein subunit p38, whose product is MATPAQAKKQKKKPIPVKTSLDNPYSLRWTLLRRSENEFILQTLKDRMDTVGLWKNPRKVKDFRSRRKAKKRDSEPAEAENTPRGPGWSDEAVRRQLALGINEVTKGLERDELSLVLVCGSARPAHMTNHLIPLSKTRAVPACQVPGLSASLSGVLGVSSVLALGIRRRTIDFADTVRQIAAKVPPVRVAWMPAVIQLTTAGLEDESLCGKVEKSPAESEEQPRDSQSDPVQTEDSFIDPAEAEDAQSDQIKSKGQKRKLEADDEDPSLSLQPLKVKKTIPNPSKIRKPKKKKKAQKK